In Arachis hypogaea cultivar Tifrunner chromosome 7, arahy.Tifrunner.gnm2.J5K5, whole genome shotgun sequence, the genomic window cagaaagtaaagcTTGTAAGTGTGCGATATCACAGGATGTTGTGGAGTTTTGTTTTACACGAAAGGGGTTTGGTTGATATTAGGCCTGTGACTAGTTGTGTGTTCCAAAGTGATTCATGAGATTGAGAACCGTCGAATGGATTGTTCGATGAAATATGATTGAGAACATTTAAGAAAAGTTATGTCGAAGTTAGGGAGTTGAATCTCTTAAGCTAGTGCGAGATCAGTGTGCGAACATTAATCACGTTTTAGCGCTAGTCTGTTTTGTGATCTTTTACACCAAACCTGTTTTGTAGCTTCTGTATCGCATCCCACTTATATCCTTATATCCTTAAGCCATATAAAAATCCTAGAATTTGAAAATGTATGTACATATGCTgaaatatttttgcttttttctttaAATGTGTTCAAAAAGTGAAGTGATATGAAGtctctttcgttttgtatcaatttcgaggatgaaattttttttaaggtgggtggaatgtaagacccagaatttttgaaaaaatattattatgagtcaattataatttatttattcattaaagactttaattttggaaattattttattaaagctaattaaatcaagttttaatcattaaattaaaatttttatctaattttacaatcGTTGGATAATTcccatatttaaattataaagtttagtaatTGTAAAATACTGAGAATTTTATATGActtgatttaaataattgagattttagaatttaatacattaatttttataaataaaagaaattaattatattatctctaatccTTGAATAAGAGTGTTTTCTTgaaattaatttgtaaatttataaataaataatatttttttcaaagataatttttatgaattaaaaagtggttttcaattactcaattacccctaattttattaaaattacctaaactacAAAATTTCCAAATTGAACCCACTAGCCCCTAGCCACCACCTCACCCACCGCCACACCCCACCTAACCCAATATACACATGCGCGTAACACCACCCACACACACAACACCACTCACACACACATAGAGACGccaaagaaagaaagggagaagagagatcaagaaggaaggagagaggaggagggaagaagagcGTCACCGCCGCACCACCACACATCGCCATCACGCCCGTCCTGCCAGTGCCACCAACATCGACGATGAGAGAGAGAGATCGGGCAGGGAGAGAGAGCTCGTGAGGGAGCTACCGCTGGAGCAGTTGTCGCGTCTTCATCACCGTTCTGCCGTGGATGCCGCCAAGCTGTTGCTTTCCGTCACTATCGATGTCTCTAGAGTCAGTTGCCACCGCCGCTGTCGATGTAGCACAGAGAGAGAAGTGGCCCGTGTGAGAGAGGAGAAGCTGTTGGTTGCCATCATCGTTGAGCCTTCAATCGTCGCCGTTAGAAGCTGCCACCATGACCGCCGCCCTCCTAGCTGCTGCTGTGGTTGTTGCTCGTCATGTATGGTCGCCGGAAAAGTCGATGTGGCTGCTGGAACCTCCATCGAATCTGCCATGGTTGTTTCTTCGGTATGCGTTTCTGTTCTAAAAACCCCTTTTAGTCACTATTCTGTTAACTTATGCAAAGGTTTTGCTACcttaattgctataagattgagtttcggtAATTATATGTTGTGCTTAGAGTTGTTGTGGTTGCTGCGATAGTGGGTTGAGTTGAGATTGAGGCTACCAGGATTACAGGCCGAGAAAAAGGGGTTTTGACGCGCTGTATAACTTTCGAGTTTCGAAGAGTTGAGGTAggtgttttttttaaatttattttatattacaaagttgttataaatagatattggtgtgaaaaatatatttctgTGATTATGTTTGTCTCGTGGATGTAGTCGTTTGTTGGATTAGATTACTGCTTGAGTGGTATGCCGTTGTTAACGAGAAATTGGTTTGTAAAgttatttaattgaatattatgaaaagtagtttttctttgttttggaGTCAATTTGATAATGTAAATGAATTagctttggaaatgatttgagatatgaaaatgaattaattttggaagcagtttgattttgtattagttagattttataaatgatttaatattggagctggtttgattttgaaaaagatttattatTGGATTTGGttcgatttgaaaataatttgacatTACAACTGATCGAATTTTGGAAATTGATTTAGATTTGTAAATGATTGAAAAGGGTTTgaggaatgtttggatgggacccgaaaagggtgacaGAGTTTGAATTTTTTAAGAGATGCTgtcgaaaattttataaaaattggaagctttgtttgaagtaattatttaaaaagatttgattttaaagatgatatattttaattttgatttatttagaaaagaataaattatattttgagtTGGGGTTGTTGATGAACGGAATGGgaggatgatgattattgaatttgaatgaaagatgatgaggattgattttaaagtatgattttgaatgaatttggaaatgagatatgaattgatgaatgatgatgatattaagAATGATCTGGATATTGATGAACTATGGTTGAAATATTTATATTGATGATCTGAGACATGAGTTTCCTTGGATAGACGCAGTGGCTTGTCACTACTAActccaagttgagactcgatactttgTTGACCTTTTGTCGAAAGATGTGACTGGACACTTTAACTCCTCGGGTTCTCCCAtgagcatgcatatatatatggaTTTCGAATATTATAATATTgagtttggagtttgactccatggaatattattgagtttggagtttgactccatggatattattaactgatttcttttagaaaggttttgaattttttatgattaaaccATCGGTTTTCAAAGGATTCATAAGACAACCATAATTACTGAGTTCTTAAAtgattttcttattaaatatcttcttatgacaattctgaaactcAGTGATAAGGtcgtgtggttaggttcttaCCCCAtacagctttatcttttcaggagACGGATGAAGAGGCTCACAAAGGGTTTTTTTGCGTTTCGCTTATTCAATgttgttgttttaatttttatttatttatccctCGTCATTATTAATATTATGTTTTATAAGAGAGATAGGAATTGTATGTATTGTATGTATATTATATTCATAAGCTACTTATGTAAGAacttttatatatttgtatatgctTGTGTGTTTtcaacatataatattttttcggCTTTTCGAAAAAAATAGCGATACAGTTTTGAGTCAAATGCacctatttatttattaagtatataaagttATCGTAATACtttttgctatcagagtggcgcagctggATGCGTGACATTCTAATGGTGAGGGTGTTACACTTGTTAAAGTTCAATTAAGTACTATGACGTACGGTAAATATGTGACCATTGACCTTTACTATCACAAACGATGacattttctttctatatttttattgtgcCGTTTTTCTTTTATTACAATTCCACTTTTTGTAAGATCATTTATTATTGAAAAGTGttttcttccttcctttgtaATATTTATTACCAAAATagtaacttttattatttttgggaTTATAATGTGTCACATTTCACTTCGGAGAATCGAGTATGTAACACTCTATCACATaaaactttacgcttaagccataaatcaaaagtggtgtggtattacgacctctaaaataaaacacagacacaCATGAAGAATAATATATCTAGAAGTCCTTGAAAGGAAAGAGTAcgatacacacacacacatatatcaaGAATAATATATCTAGAAGCCTTGAAAGGAAAGAGTACGATAAAAACAAAATCGAAGATACACGCTCACGAGAAACCGAAAGACAGAAAGTTTATACAGAGAATCAAGAGACAGATATATATAATTAGAGTTCCAAAAGATAGTCATATAATCAAGATCTAGACTCGACCTTGCAAGTAAAGGCCGACTAgattatatacatatacatttATTCCATTAAAATCCAACCATTCTCAacgcatcaataatcatcattattCATATATTCATCATACACAACCAATTCAATTCATTCCTATTTTATAGtcttctaacctaagttttcacgtgacattaaacattaactacgagaaactaaAACCATATCTTAACCCCTAAACCTAGAACACTTCAAATTCCACCGGTCCTCAAGTTTTCACTTCCCTAAACCTTGAGGTTTGTGAACAAAATCCTTTTTTTTCCCTCAAAAAATTCAGTTATCATGGTTCATTCTCTAAGGAATGAAAAATTTTCTTGCTTCTCTTATTTAGGAAATCATTTTTAGAAGCCTCAAAGTGTAGGAAAACATCTTTCTCAAGCTCAAAAAGTGAGAatatttatttctcttaattCTCTTCAAATTTTTCCCAAGGATTTCTTGGAGACCAAGAAATTAACTTTAATAATGTTTTATTCATGAATTATATCTTAGGATTCTCAAAATGCTCATACACAAATTTCAAGCTTCAAAGGGTGaaaaatctttccctttttcctctGTGGTGATTCGACCATAAGGCCTAAAAGTGATtaaaatgaattttaattttgatttaggaGGAAGAGGCGGTCATAAGGTGCTAACAAATGAATCGAAAAGCCTTACAAGTGAGGTAAGGATTAGGATTAAATTAGATTCCTCATGAATGTAATGCGTTgatgatgatttgaaaaaaaattatgccTTTGAGTGTTTATCATGATGATTGAATGATGAATGAGTTATTGATATAGTTTATAAGTGTTTGTTATGAATTTTGGATGGTTGAACATGATTGATGATGATGGCCGGATCGTGATGTGCACTTAGGGCGCAAAATATAATCTTGAGAATCAAGAAAAATACTCATAAGATGATGTTTATTGTGACTAAGTGTGTAAAAGAATGAAAGATTTCAAGAAAAGTGATTAAAGGCTTAAAAGTGTCATAAACAAAGAATTGATACATATAATTTTTGTATAATACACCCAAAATATGAGTATTAAGTAACTTAGGGTAAAAAGTGGACtaaagtataaataataaaatatttggaCTATAAATGTGATGAATATAGAAAGTCTAGGTgtaaaaacataaatatataaaagattcgagataaaatataattaaaataaaattttagacataaataataatcttaataaaGTGTAGGGGTAAAATTGTAAACAAGATAAATACTAAAACAAAAGTGAGTAATCCCATGTTATTGGataaaatttcacaccattaaaaacacaaaTTGATGggtataaattacaaaatttgctGGTCCTTAGAACTCctcataaaaatttagtcaaatcaattaaatcatttaactattttcaactatcaacttcacaagAAATCAATTGCACTTGAATTTTCATCTTATTTCAATCAATCGATCAGCTTGCATGATCAGCTTGCATGTATCACTATAAAATAGGACTAAGATGTAATTTGATTGACCCTTGAAGTCAAAGTGAAGTTGATATCATTTGCTATTTTCATCGCATCAAATGAAATGCCTTCTAATCCTCTTTTCGAAAATCCAGCACTGTAAATTCCATGTTTTCCTTTCCAATGATTTGGGTAACTTGGTTTTGGCATTCCATTCTCATTGAATAGACCCTTGTAATCCTGAACGACAAAAAATGTAACACAATTAATTATACAAACATATTTATTAAGTACATTAATCTAAACAATAAtgttaaaaagacaaaaaatagtgtcaaaagttattattaataaatattaaataaaataaattgtggttaattttgtttatttttctttgttataaaatattttcataatttaaaattgaatttgagACTACTATACCCACTATCCATTGAATAAATTTGTTTCTTTAGGAAATACTATATTGTTTtcgaaataaaaatataaatatacacacCTTAAGCCACTTCAGCACATTGGTTTTGTATCCAGTAACAAAGATGATTGCATCGAAATGAGCATGTTGTCCATCAACAAATTTAACTACCTTATTTTCCTTGATACTTGAAATACCAGGATAAACCTAAATTTAATTTAAGACAAGGATAATTAATTGATTGGATAGAACCcgttgttaattaaaaaattaatttataaattgtaattaattaattaattaattaaaaatataaaaagttaactTTTACTTAAACAACATTAACCGACtttaatgtttaaattataaatatttaagattaaatatttataatttgaagtccaaaattttaaataaataaaataattttaaaaaattaactgatgttaaaaaattgattatctaacattaaacaagtatatatgtatttattaccTTTATTTTTCCGTTCTTAATCCTTTTCACGCAACCAACATCAATGGTAGGTGTAGTACCACCTTTTATTTTGAGTGCAAAAGGTCCTTCCTTTGGCCTCGTCAAACCATACTTAGACATATTTCCATACTTCAATTTGCTCATAACAATCATGATCTTGTCCACTTTTTCCACCGTGAAGTGTTTTAGCATCAACATACCCACATACACCATTTTCTTAGTAAAATAATGCACCTGAATGAATAGCATACACTCACTATTAAATTTTGTTGGTTATTTTGAACTACATAGGGTTCATATATCAGAATAGATGCAACACATGCAATTTGATTGCAAGCACAAGAATTTACATAAGAGAAATGCTAGGAAACTAACAGGTTTTGtgatttataccaattaattagtTATCATTAGTGATTTATTAACACTCTAATTTGCAAGAATTATAAAACCATCTTTTTCAGAGATATAGACATAAATAGTTACATATCTATTGACAGAAAAATAATTTACTTGACTTCTGATGACAATAGAGGTATATGCACCCCAAGTTGAAAGATCATAAGCAATTTTCATGCCAGAATTGCCACATCCAACAACCAAAACATTCTTCTTGTACATTTCTCTCCCATTCAAATACTTGCTACAATGCATGGACTCTCCTTGATAGCTCTCAAGCCCTTTAATGTTTGGGATGTACTCTTCACTATTCTCTCCGCTCGCAACCACCAGAAACTCTGCCTCATAGATCTCGCCGGCACCGGAAGAGTTGTTGGTAACAAGGAGCCTCCACTTTCTACTGCTTTGGTCAATGAAAGCGGAGTCAACAGAGCAGTTGTAGTTGATGTCAATGCCAAAATGCGCAATGTAAGAGTCAATGTAGTGCAAGAAATCAACCCTGGGGACAAAATTGGGAAAGTAAGAAGGAAAAGGATAATGTGGAAGGCTACAAAAGTCTTTTCCTAAGTGTAGTTTCAAACGATCATATGCTCTTTTTCTCCAAAGAGAAACAGGACAATCATCTCTTTCAAGAACAATGTTAGAGATTCTGAGTTTGTTGAGACATCCTGCGGTTGCTATTCCAGCAGGTCCTGCACCTACAATCACAACATGTACTTCAATAATCTGCATACTTGATTGTTATAGTTAATAATCAATTTAGTCTCGATGTTTTTATAGTTTTACAAAGTTCTGTTATTATTGAAAGCATCCATGAGTTGTGATGATCTTTTTatagttttttgtttattttgttgtaATTATATATGGGGCAATGCGTATGTTTTGGAGATAGTATAACTGGTTACTGGTTGGTCAAGtaatttttaggaaaaatttattcttactgtctaaaattaaaaatcagttatcaaattaaaattaaaatataaaatatatatttaaaatatatgaaACATTATATATAggtaattaatatatgtatatgtatataatattttttaatttttatacataaCATATTATACAATAAgagtaatatataatttaagaagATTATTTAATTAACATGTGTTTTAAGATTATACatgctaaagttattaatcacTATCAGAAGTGTCATTAAGAAAGAAATTAAGATTAAATTGATAACTTGGAAAATATTACAAGTAAAATggttaatttagaaaaatatgggGTTAAAATGGCAAATATGGAGTCTTAGGGATAAAATGATTATTTTGACAAAATATAAGGTTAAAATAATGATAAGAATGGAACATTAAAGATAAAATGGTTTTTATAAAATGTCAAAGAGAAAATAGTaattaagaagaaagaaggatATAGAAGTCTTTTATAAAAAGAGATATTGAAGACGTAATGgtcattttagaaaaataaatgacacaATGTTTAACTTAAAAGAATTTAAGGGCATAATTGGCAATATGTAAAAAGACTAAGGACAAATGTTTTCatagagaataaaataaaatcttaaatagaGATGTCCTAAAAGCTGTAAAACGATAAAATGAAACTCGAAGATGCTTATGAATTAATGTCCGCCTAACAGAGCTAAGGTTTTGTCCTGCCTAACCAGTGCGGAATGAATATAAGAATCCTAACTTATATAATGAATTTTGTTTCTCAACTGAAAGCATACCGTGGCGGCAAGCTCTGCAACAATTTTCAAGTGCCTTGAATGCACATGGTTCGCTCAAGAGGCATATATGCTGAGTGTACGCAGTTAAGAAACCATATCTAGGTTTGGTCCCGAAAAACGTCAGGTTGCGGCTAGTCAATCTATGAGTGAGTTCATGACGTGCGTAGTACAGACATACATCATAATATTTGTTACATTTTATAACATCCTTACTATCAGAATgtatgtcacgcttccggctgcgccactctgatagcgagaatattacataaattataactcctatccctctttacaaaaaaaatatcgaTAACAAGGGTGAGAAAAAATATCTAAGATATTAAAATAGGTAAAGCACAACCAAATACTCAGACCAATAGCATCAAGTTGGCCAAATTGAATACCATAAAATGTGCATGGTAGGCTAACAGAGTTAAATTAGTAGATAGttatgtgcataaagctctaccTCCTGTCATCCAGATAAGACCTACTACATGATAGACGTTTAGAATATGCAATGAAATATAGTCAATCCATTCCTCAAGTTCTATAGGAAGATTGTTCTAATATCATAATGTAACATGCTCACCACAAAAATGTCACACTTCTGACTACACCACTCTGATTATAAAGATATTACGacagcttatatatatatatatatatatatatatatatatatatatatatatatatatccttagtGGTATTATGTGATATACTTTGTTTATTATTTCCATACTTATGTATATTTACTATATATTTGTCATGGCCTAAAACGAGGCATGACCGGCAGGAAAATAATCCCTAGCAAGCCTAACCGACTCAAcgataaattgaataaaaaaataacaaatatttgaaatagaaaattacagtttttaaaatgaataattacatatttttaataaaagataaaataaataaatatggatggatcctgcctgtgacatatggagcatatacATCTAGGAACTCGACAAAAATAGATACTCATTGCAGATCGTAACTCTTGATTAGAAAATCTCACATAGTCAagtatttgttcctgaaaaatatttttagaaaaaggggtgagttttgcaactcagtgactagacaatacatctataatccacatgagaccatataaacattattatcaaagtaatttaaattagaaaatagtagttgataataataagtgaatcaataagggagttctcatttagaaatcaaatcaaaagtctaCACGTGGAcggctccacctctatgggtagccctttcctcttgtgtgtcctaacagaataacagatctaatGTGTGACCTACACGTTAGACTAGCAACAACCCTGCTAGCTGGGGTCTGAgtcagatgcatctaagttaacgtcataaccaccgttaactacggttttctaatacgagcctcccaaaccaattcaaaacatatagtttcaaatacaataaatcttcaatctctcaaatatataaggtatcgaatcaaatcaatcagataatatttttttattagaaatcttttcaaatcatactttctcaatcataaaaacatatttcataattttaaagtgagtgccaacaaatactttaatgtttcaaaagtatatattcgaataaaattaatattttaaaataatataaggctttataaaacatatatatagtctcatgtaaaTCTCTGAAGtatgaatttcataaaaataattattcagttataataaatcaattattctaatcaaatCAAAGTTCTTCAATAAcagttttataaatataattaaaaactcaTAATAGCATAAACCAAAAGCTCAAcggttataaatgtaaagcctactcacagcATGGTCCTAACAGACCGAAGAGACCAAACCCAAAGTGTCGAATTCAAGATAAGGAAGATTGAAGTAGAATAAAACGAATGAGCGCAGAATTTGGACCGGAGTAGTGACAAAATGGAGTTGGCGATAGTCCCAGAAATCTAAAACAGGAAAAACTAAAATCGAATTAAAACAAGGACAAGACAGATTAAATGGTGGCATAATAGGACATGAAAGCTAAAGCAGAATCAAGGAAAAAGGCTGGACCGGAATAATGACAGGAACAGTTCAGCTCCGGTGGCAACGACGACTTGGTTCAGGTACATCCAAACGGCGACAGGAACAACGCAGCAGCGGACGTCCCTCTTTAGCGTTTCTTGGAGGCAGAGGCACGGCGGCTatagcagcagcagcagcggAGTTCCAACGGCGGCAGAACCTCCCTGCGACCACTTCTCTCTCCACGCGCATTCTGTTTCTCTCCCGGCGACAGATCTGGCGGCGCGAAATGGAGGCACAAACagcggtgatggtggctgggCTTGACAGCGACGACCCTTCCCGTGGCGGATCTGGGTAGAACAGCGTGTCTTCCCTCTGTTTGCAAACCTCCATAGACGGCAACAATGAAGAACTCGACGGTGACGACGGCGACACGAGACAGTGACGCCTCCTTCTCCTTGCGCGACTCTCTCCCTCGGTTCTGGCCTTCCTCACGATGACACCACGGCAGCGACGGTGGCAGTGACGCCCACCGGCGccacttcccttccttcttcttctcttccctctcTGGTTCTCCCCCTCTTCTTTTTTCCCTTTCTGTTCTTTTGTTCTGCTGTTGGAAGGGGTAAGGGTGGCTAGGATTTTGGTGAGTGTGTGAGGGAGTGTGTTATGTCAAGGTTAGGGTTAGAATTTTGgtttggaaagaaaaaaaaaagagaatggtATTATAGggattttacattctaccctccttaaaaaaatttttgccctcgaaaattaaTATAATCTGCAAGACTTTACTTGGTTTTAGCACTTTACCAAACATGAGAAAGAAGTATAAAGAGATGCAAAAGTTACAAGAtagatttttgttaaaaatatgcgGTTGACATTCACCGACTCACATTTTCTTGACAGCTCAGATGTACATAGCACTCTTCACTTTGTTTCTCAATCTCCTCAAAATACATTCTTACTTCATACTCTCCTTGGTTCTGTAGTATATATCTATGGAAGCAACTGGTCTTACGTCATGTCTTAGAATTACAACTTTTCAAACTTCAGCATGAATAAGCTGTGTCCTAATGAATTAACGTATCGTTTGCTATCTGGGAATCGCACGTGACACCGAAACAAGCACGAGTTTACTCAAAAGGATTCGAAACCTAGAAAGAGAAGAGCAAACATCACAGATGGTGTTCGCACGAACGTGGAAGGATGTTTAAGATTGCAATTAAACAATGATGTACAGAAACAATGAAGTGTCCCAGAAAGAGAGTCAATTGAATCTTAACGAGAAAATCTGAATCAAAAAAATTTGAtagaaacaataaaagaaaagatagtGCATTAGGTCAAAACAAGTTTAAGTTGGATCAAAGAAGTACAAAGTTACTAAAAGAAGGTAACCAAAGTCAATGGTAgtgttttttttaaaagatttaagtGGATGATTAGGGACAcgataaggcaagaaaagaatcaaATCAATAACTTTTCCAAAGAAGATCTGGGAGTTACATAGTTCACGTAAAGGAATGCAACGTTAACACCTATGTTGTCGAGAATCTATGGGATAGCCAAAAGCATGACGATAAGATCGAGATATGCACAAGATGTAGGACGtgaaacaaaataatcaaattttcaatttcaacaaGGATTAAAACAAGGAACACTTGATATGAAATATAGCGGAGTGAACGATAAATAAAATCACGCGGCACGATTATAGCACATACTTCAACACAAACCATCCCAAGAAGAACACCTAACGTTCCCAAACTTAATGATTACCATTACTTAAATAAAAGAAACGAAAGAGTTTAGAAGAACTATTTCTCGCAAGTTATAATTTCT contains:
- the LOC112701543 gene encoding probable indole-3-pyruvate monooxygenase YUCCA11; this translates as QSSMQIIEVHVVIVGAGPAGIATAGCLNKLRISNIVLERDDCPVSLWRKRAYDRLKLHLGKDFCSLPHYPFPSYFPNFVPRVDFLHYIDSYIAHFGIDINYNCSVDSAFIDQSSRKWRLLVTNNSSGAGEIYEAEFLVVASGENSEEYIPNIKGLESYQGESMHCSKYLNGREMYKKNVLVVGCGNSGMKIAYDLSTWGAYTSIVIRSQVHYFTKKMVYVGMLMLKHFTVEKVDKIMIVMSKLKYGNMSKYGLTRPKEGPFALKIKGGTTPTIDVGCVKRIKNGKIKVYPGISSIKENKVVKFVDGQHAHFDAIIFVTGYKTNVLKWLKDYKGLFNENGMPKPSYPNHWKGKHGIYSAGFSKRGLEGISFDAMKIANDINFTLTSRVNQITS